The proteins below are encoded in one region of Ferroplasma acidiphilum:
- a CDS encoding aspartate racemase/maleate isomerase family protein, with amino-acid sequence MIRVGMIVPANNVALEYDMYRMAPENMSFHSTRMRPSRNCEPDDPVKFRNDLKQAYSLLRRSSNVIVYGRTFGTHKNADIIREVFGRNVIIPEEAVIEYLQESGSKYMWLGTPYIKERTDEEKEYFSKKGFHIAGSYGLNKIYALDIARTSLEEIRCMLDKNIGTVEKSDLIYISCTAMPTSKILDKLSSIYGKPVLSENSAILWKISRITGNPIRIPGLQDI; translated from the coding sequence ATGATCAGGGTTGGCATGATAGTACCGGCCAACAACGTGGCACTGGAATACGATATGTATAGAATGGCTCCTGAAAATATGAGCTTCCATTCAACCAGGATGAGGCCTTCCAGGAACTGCGAGCCTGATGACCCGGTAAAATTCAGGAATGATTTGAAACAGGCCTATAGCTTATTGAGAAGATCATCAAACGTAATTGTATATGGCAGGACATTTGGAACACATAAAAATGCAGATATTATAAGGGAAGTATTCGGAAGAAATGTCATCATACCTGAGGAAGCTGTTATTGAATACCTCCAGGAATCAGGGAGCAAATACATGTGGCTTGGAACGCCATATATAAAGGAAAGGACAGATGAAGAAAAAGAATATTTTTCAAAGAAAGGTTTTCACATTGCCGGGTCCTATGGATTAAATAAAATATATGCGCTGGACATTGCCAGAACCAGCCTGGAGGAAATAAGATGCATGCTGGATAAAAATATTGGTACTGTAGAAAAAAGTGATTTAATTTACATCTCATGCACCGCAATGCCCACATCAAAAATCCTTGATAAGTTAAGCAGCATATATGGAAAACCGGTATTATCGGAAAACTCGGCTATACTGTGGAAAATATCCAGGATTACCGGAAATCCCATAAGAATACCAGGTTTGCAGGATATTTGA
- a CDS encoding radical SAM protein: MSIAYNKDYWFDFLKDNEIKEKDAHELLNMDIYSLMSLGDSLASREVGDKVSYAVSYNINYSNFCTASCPICAYYVPYKIKKYNPEKGFELSVEDVHKEAMKAKELNVTEIHIVGGFNPDLNLEYYENIFREVKKVLPDITLKTFTIPEIDFIARTTGNSIPEVIDRFRKAGMDAHTGGGAEIFNEEVRKQITTPEKISGEKWLEDAKLIHSLGVKGNSTMTYGTVENYDDIINHMVRLRDNQLEQPGFLSFIPLKFSIENTPLYKMGKVRMPASGDKDIRVYALARAILGKAIRNVSVYWVALGKELAQVALMSGGSDLVGTAFSEKVFGATNRHTSGSVEELNHLIEEIGKVPALRDTFYNIKEYY, translated from the coding sequence ATGTCAATAGCTTATAATAAGGATTACTGGTTCGATTTTTTGAAGGATAATGAAATTAAGGAGAAAGATGCACATGAACTGCTGAACATGGATATTTATTCGTTGATGTCACTTGGTGACTCCCTGGCATCACGGGAAGTGGGGGATAAGGTTTCATATGCCGTTTCCTACAATATCAATTATTCAAATTTTTGCACGGCTTCATGTCCCATATGTGCGTATTATGTTCCATATAAAATTAAAAAATATAACCCTGAAAAGGGATTCGAGCTTTCGGTAGAGGATGTGCATAAGGAAGCCATGAAGGCAAAGGAACTTAACGTTACGGAAATACATATAGTTGGCGGATTCAATCCTGATTTAAATTTGGAATACTATGAAAACATTTTCCGCGAAGTAAAAAAAGTATTGCCGGATATTACACTGAAAACATTCACTATACCTGAAATAGACTTTATAGCGAGAACCACTGGAAATTCTATTCCTGAAGTTATAGACAGGTTCAGGAAAGCAGGAATGGATGCACATACAGGTGGAGGGGCAGAAATATTCAATGAAGAGGTCAGGAAACAGATAACAACTCCTGAAAAAATTTCCGGTGAAAAATGGCTGGAGGATGCGAAACTAATACACAGCCTTGGAGTAAAAGGCAATTCGACAATGACCTATGGAACAGTAGAAAATTATGATGATATTATAAACCATATGGTTAGATTGAGGGATAACCAGCTGGAGCAGCCCGGATTTTTATCATTTATTCCATTAAAATTCAGCATAGAAAATACACCTTTATATAAAATGGGAAAGGTAAGGATGCCTGCCTCTGGAGACAAGGATATCAGGGTTTACGCACTGGCAAGGGCAATTCTTGGAAAAGCCATAAGGAATGTGAGTGTCTACTGGGTTGCACTTGGCAAAGAGCTTGCACAGGTTGCACTGATGTCCGGTGGAAGCGACCTTGTTGGAACTGCATTCAGTGAGAAAGTCTTCGGTGCAACAAACAGGCATACCTCTGGTAGCGTGGAAGAGCTTAACCATTTAATTGAGGAAATAGGAAAGGTGCCGGCACTCAGGGATACATTTTACAACATAAAGGAGTACTATTAA
- a CDS encoding MqnA/MqnD/SBP family protein, producing the protein MIGLINLSHSDPLSMTFSPDEIVRKSAADNYRDLEEGRTEIGMVSLVTYLEHSDKLNLVKSINIHTKANSISTILLSRSGYLKNNIKINVTSLTKTTEFYLKLVLEKMGISFELKESGYSDYENLLKDADYALVIGDEAIKAYSGSANILLDVGLEFSKLYGLEPVYAVAASRNAVDNARISDLDKHIEDSKKYIKESAEKNSLKFHVKRELMEEYYRVMDYSFNNSVMKTIEFARKIIG; encoded by the coding sequence ATGATAGGACTCATCAATCTTTCACATTCTGACCCGCTCAGCATGACATTCTCCCCTGATGAAATTGTAAGGAAAAGTGCGGCGGACAATTACAGGGATCTGGAGGAGGGGAGAACTGAAATAGGCATGGTATCCCTTGTTACATACCTGGAGCACAGTGATAAATTAAACCTTGTAAAAAGCATTAACATACATACAAAGGCAAACAGCATATCAACAATACTCCTTTCCAGATCTGGATATCTCAAAAATAATATAAAAATAAATGTAACATCACTTACAAAAACTACTGAATTTTATTTGAAACTGGTTCTTGAGAAAATGGGAATATCCTTTGAATTAAAGGAATCGGGATATTCTGATTATGAAAACCTCCTTAAGGATGCGGATTATGCACTGGTTATTGGAGATGAAGCAATAAAAGCTTATTCAGGTTCTGCAAATATACTTCTTGATGTTGGGCTTGAGTTCTCAAAGCTATACGGGCTTGAGCCGGTTTATGCCGTTGCGGCATCCCGGAATGCAGTAGATAATGCCAGAATCAGTGATCTTGATAAGCATATAGAAGATTCAAAAAAATACATAAAGGAATCGGCAGAAAAAAACTCATTAAAATTCCATGTAAAGAGAGAATTAATGGAAGAGTATTACAGGGTAATGGATTATTCCTTCAACAATAGCGTAATGAAAACTATTGAATTTGCCCGTAAAATAATCGGATAA
- a CDS encoding CofH family radical SAM protein, which translates to MISYGYIDTIEDKIKNGETLDENEIVSLYDSTSLRDLGRLARGITDKISGNRVSFVSNLILNYTNVCNVRCHFCAFYRTQNDGDAYTLSIDDVVNEIKTYYEPYGIRQLLIQGGVNSFLDLDYYTELFGRIKKEFPGLGIHGLSTAELHFISLKAHIPMKDLLIKLRESGLETIPGAGGEILDGSVRKRMGRPEASGRQWLEIMETAHKLGIHTSATMMFGHLETSLDKAHHLLSILELQKKYHGFLSFTPWNFEPGNTELAKEGYKYRSGGVSVLKNIAIARIVFNNELPIIQSSWLTNGMQMAQMAILFGANDWGGTIYDEKVIPATGKQVGNLRKEYIINSIKQINMVPVERDNMYNPVKTY; encoded by the coding sequence ATGATTTCTTACGGTTACATAGATACAATAGAAGATAAAATAAAGAATGGGGAAACACTTGATGAGAATGAAATAGTTTCATTATATGATTCTACAAGCCTCAGGGACCTTGGAAGGCTTGCCAGGGGCATTACTGATAAAATTTCTGGAAACAGGGTTTCATTCGTTTCCAATTTAATATTAAATTATACAAACGTTTGCAATGTAAGGTGCCATTTCTGTGCTTTTTACAGGACACAGAATGACGGCGATGCATACACCCTTTCAATAGATGATGTTGTAAATGAGATAAAGACATATTATGAGCCATATGGCATAAGGCAACTTTTAATACAGGGTGGCGTTAATTCTTTCCTTGACCTTGATTATTATACAGAGCTATTTGGCAGAATAAAAAAAGAATTTCCTGGATTAGGCATACACGGGCTTTCAACAGCTGAACTTCATTTTATATCGCTTAAGGCACACATCCCCATGAAGGATTTATTAATTAAATTAAGGGAAAGCGGGTTAGAAACAATACCCGGTGCCGGTGGCGAAATTCTGGATGGCAGTGTGAGAAAAAGGATGGGCAGGCCTGAAGCAAGTGGAAGGCAGTGGCTGGAGATTATGGAGACCGCGCACAAGCTCGGTATACACACATCAGCAACAATGATGTTCGGGCACCTGGAAACTTCACTTGACAAAGCACACCATCTGCTTTCTATACTGGAATTGCAGAAGAAATACCATGGATTTTTATCATTCACCCCCTGGAATTTTGAACCTGGCAATACAGAGCTTGCAAAGGAAGGCTACAAGTACAGGTCTGGTGGAGTATCTGTACTTAAAAATATTGCAATAGCAAGGATAGTCTTCAATAATGAATTGCCAATCATACAGAGTTCATGGCTTACAAACGGTATGCAGATGGCACAGATGGCCATATTATTCGGTGCAAACGACTGGGGAGGAACAATATACGATGAAAAGGTAATACCTGCAACAGGAAAGCAGGTAGGCAACCTGAGAAAGGAATACATAATAAACTCCATCAAGCAGATTAACATGGTTCCTGTGGAAAGGGATAATATGTATAATCCGGTTAAAACCTATTGA
- a CDS encoding L-rhamnose mutarotase — protein sequence MRYFFKLSINPADKELYISRHQNIWPEMLEELKKAGIRNYSLFLKGNDVYGYWECDDFEATMRIINKSKINEKWQESMKGIITGRDDIIPSPYEEVFHMD from the coding sequence ATGAGATATTTTTTCAAGCTCAGCATTAACCCGGCAGATAAAGAATTATACATTTCCAGGCATCAAAATATATGGCCTGAAATGCTTGAGGAATTAAAAAAGGCAGGCATAAGGAATTATTCCCTCTTCTTAAAAGGAAATGATGTATATGGATACTGGGAATGCGATGACTTTGAGGCCACAATGAGAATTATCAATAAGAGCAAGATCAATGAAAAGTGGCAGGAATCCATGAAAGGCATTATAACAGGTAGGGACGATATAATTCCTTCGCCATATGAAGAAGTCTTCCACATGGATTAA
- a CDS encoding enoyl-CoA hydratase-related protein, which yields MYNTLLIEDRGYVSVIEINRANKLNALGDDVRSDLLAAFKDFNSDPAKRIAILTGKGKAFSAGADLTSTSDKEVDIKDELSNSFHPILKEMVNSRKIFISAINGVAAGAGMSLALACDISFASRETNFIMGFHGIALAPDTGLVLILSRLAGAKARPYLLYGGSFSAKEAEEMGLVQVVDDPFMDAIELAEKLSNGPYRAYSVSKQLINQSLYYGLDEFLQDEARLQSDLGTSHDFREGVSAFREKRGPKFIGK from the coding sequence ATGTATAACACACTGCTTATTGAGGATAGGGGATATGTTTCTGTTATTGAAATCAACAGGGCTAACAAACTAAATGCTCTCGGTGACGATGTAAGGTCTGATCTATTAGCAGCTTTCAAGGACTTCAATTCTGATCCAGCTAAGAGAATAGCAATATTAACCGGAAAGGGCAAGGCTTTTTCAGCAGGCGCTGATCTTACATCAACATCAGATAAAGAGGTTGATATAAAGGATGAGCTATCAAATTCATTTCACCCTATCCTGAAAGAGATGGTGAACAGCAGGAAAATATTTATCTCTGCAATAAACGGTGTGGCAGCCGGAGCAGGCATGAGCCTTGCACTGGCATGCGATATATCCTTTGCATCACGTGAAACAAACTTCATTATGGGATTCCATGGCATAGCCCTTGCCCCCGATACAGGGCTCGTGCTCATTCTATCGCGCCTTGCAGGAGCTAAAGCCAGGCCATACCTGCTGTACGGTGGATCATTTTCAGCTAAGGAAGCTGAAGAAATGGGGCTGGTACAGGTTGTAGATGATCCATTTATGGATGCAATTGAACTTGCAGAAAAGTTGTCAAATGGTCCATACAGGGCATATTCTGTTTCAAAGCAGCTTATTAATCAATCTCTTTATTACGGCCTTGATGAGTTCCTGCAGGATGAAGCAAGGTTGCAGTCAGATCTTGGAACAAGCCATGATTTCCGCGAAGGTGTCTCTGCATTCAGAGAAAAGCGCGGCCCAAAATTTATCGGAAAATAA
- a CDS encoding serine hydroxymethyltransferase yields MLNKSDEFLEDALFIRELAMKHNKFFEESIPLIASENIMSPMAMEMLLTDLGFRYAEGLPHKRYYQGNQIVDIIEDKVTDLGRALFNAKYVDPRPLSGTNSNMAVLYAFTKPGDTITTPALSGGGHISSAPFGAVGFRGLKTLNYPFDVDEMNIDVDGTIKLLKQAKPKLAWFGQSVFLFPTPLKELRDTLEEIGSTVVYDAAHVLGLIGGKQFQDPLREGAQIITGSTHKTLPGPQHGIIIGETTEEKWKKVQRGVFPGTLSNHHLNAMAALGVTLAEHLDYGEAYAKQIIKNAQTLGSELSKLGFNVLGEKNGFTKSHTLAIDVSKNGGGKEVAEKLESCNIILNKNLLPYDDNKKSMNPSGIRIGTQEVTRIGFKEADIKELAELISDIIIKKKDPEVMAEKVRDFKSTFNEVKYCFGKFKPYQYIELFK; encoded by the coding sequence ATGTTAAATAAAAGCGATGAATTTCTTGAAGATGCACTTTTTATAAGGGAATTAGCAATGAAGCATAACAAATTTTTTGAAGAAAGCATTCCACTTATAGCTTCAGAAAATATAATGAGCCCCATGGCCATGGAAATGTTGCTTACAGACCTTGGATTCAGATACGCCGAGGGATTGCCACACAAAAGGTACTACCAGGGGAACCAGATAGTTGATATTATTGAAGATAAGGTAACAGATTTAGGAAGGGCACTTTTCAACGCAAAGTATGTAGACCCGAGGCCACTTTCAGGAACAAATTCCAATATGGCTGTCCTCTATGCATTTACAAAACCCGGGGACACAATAACAACACCAGCCCTCTCTGGTGGAGGGCATATAAGTTCAGCACCTTTCGGTGCAGTTGGATTCAGGGGGCTTAAAACACTTAATTATCCATTTGATGTTGACGAAATGAACATAGATGTGGATGGAACTATAAAATTGCTTAAGCAGGCAAAACCAAAGCTTGCCTGGTTCGGACAATCTGTATTCCTTTTCCCAACACCGCTTAAAGAGCTGCGTGATACCCTGGAGGAAATAGGGTCTACCGTTGTCTACGATGCAGCACATGTACTTGGATTGATAGGTGGAAAACAATTCCAGGACCCATTGAGGGAAGGTGCACAGATAATTACTGGAAGCACACATAAGACACTTCCCGGGCCACAGCATGGAATAATAATAGGGGAAACTACAGAGGAAAAATGGAAAAAAGTCCAGCGTGGCGTATTCCCTGGTACTCTGAGTAACCATCACCTCAATGCAATGGCCGCACTTGGTGTAACATTAGCCGAGCATCTGGATTACGGAGAAGCATATGCCAAACAGATCATAAAAAATGCCCAGACACTTGGTTCAGAATTGAGCAAATTGGGTTTTAATGTCCTTGGAGAAAAGAACGGATTTACAAAATCACATACACTGGCCATAGATGTTTCCAAGAATGGTGGCGGTAAGGAAGTTGCAGAAAAGCTGGAAAGTTGCAATATAATATTGAACAAAAACCTGCTGCCATACGACGACAATAAGAAATCAATGAACCCAAGTGGCATCAGAATTGGAACACAGGAAGTCACAAGAATTGGATTTAAGGAAGCGGACATAAAGGAACTCGCTGAATTAATCAGCGATATAATAATTAAGAAAAAAGACCCTGAAGTTATGGCAGAGAAAGTCCGGGACTTCAAATCCACATTCAATGAAGTGAAATACTGTTTCGGGAAATTCAAGCCATACCAGTATATTGAACTTTTCAAATAA
- a CDS encoding D-aminoacyl-tRNA deacylase, translated as MILLIASRKDGASMEMASRLLELFKFDKLDANRYTYKNYELKFIDNLHIYQNMEDLEEEVEKVVFLSKHSSKADIKSLTVHPIGNFRKAELGGLDNVIVPSDPLGMSASLRYIKNNYSGDHFEITFEATHHGPYMEKPAYFIEIGTTENEWKQEGIADLMARAIMEGVEKDYGNYVGVGGGHYAPKLSSYFFSNDINIGHIIPKYVHEIISEDEIENAVLKTMNCKGFLMDAHGTKGRVKDMIAGIADKHSLEVLKI; from the coding sequence ATGATTTTATTAATTGCCTCGAGAAAAGATGGAGCAAGCATGGAAATGGCATCCAGATTGCTTGAACTTTTCAAATTTGATAAACTGGACGCGAATAGATACACTTACAAAAATTATGAATTAAAATTCATTGACAATTTGCATATATACCAGAACATGGAAGACCTTGAAGAGGAGGTTGAAAAGGTTGTTTTTCTATCAAAGCATTCTTCAAAGGCAGATATAAAATCCTTAACTGTACATCCCATTGGCAACTTCAGGAAAGCTGAACTTGGCGGCCTTGACAATGTAATAGTCCCATCAGATCCACTTGGAATGAGTGCTTCATTGAGGTATATCAAGAACAATTATTCAGGAGACCATTTTGAAATAACATTTGAAGCCACACACCATGGCCCGTATATGGAAAAGCCTGCATATTTCATAGAAATAGGAACCACGGAAAATGAATGGAAACAGGAAGGCATAGCTGATCTGATGGCCAGAGCCATAATGGAAGGCGTTGAGAAGGACTATGGAAATTATGTTGGCGTTGGTGGGGGGCATTATGCCCCGAAACTAAGCAGTTATTTCTTCAGCAATGATATAAACATAGGGCATATAATACCCAAATATGTACATGAGATAATTTCAGAGGATGAAATTGAAAATGCTGTATTAAAAACAATGAATTGCAAAGGTTTTCTAATGGATGCGCACGGGACGAAAGGCAGAGTGAAGGATATGATTGCAGGAATTGCAGATAAACACAGCCTGGAGGTTTTGAAAATCTGA
- a CDS encoding pyridoxal-phosphate dependent enzyme — MEIETEDKPPGSPLIRDSDIGNYLERSNFFIKYEGVNPTGTQKDRISRKHVENAIKHGYKEISVATCGNFGASIAYYARGMGIKAIVGIPAEYSNSRHAEIAAYGADIIEKPLKYEEMVEYIRGEAKKNNWYDASPGSPNKSIDVSGYSEISFEIYNQLGFAPEYISIPVGNGTTFYGIYYGFLKLYRERKIDKMPKFIATSTEGGNPIVYSFINGFRNIVELDPENIVETYANEPLIAYRSYDGQKALDALYKTHGKALYVSDMEMEEISRGFKRIDNLSVLPASASAAAGALKFAGNNSCVIVLTGSDK, encoded by the coding sequence ATGGAAATAGAAACAGAAGATAAACCCCCGGGTAGTCCATTAATAAGGGATTCTGACATAGGCAACTATCTGGAGAGAAGCAATTTTTTTATCAAATATGAAGGGGTAAACCCAACGGGAACCCAGAAAGATAGAATTTCAAGAAAACATGTTGAGAATGCAATAAAACATGGGTATAAGGAAATATCTGTGGCAACATGTGGAAATTTTGGGGCGTCAATTGCATATTATGCAAGGGGAATGGGCATTAAGGCGATCGTTGGAATACCAGCGGAGTATTCAAATTCAAGGCATGCAGAAATAGCTGCATATGGTGCAGACATAATAGAAAAACCACTGAAATATGAAGAAATGGTTGAATATATAAGGGGAGAGGCAAAAAAGAACAACTGGTATGATGCAAGCCCCGGATCACCAAATAAAAGCATAGATGTTTCAGGATACAGCGAAATATCATTTGAAATTTATAACCAGCTTGGCTTTGCCCCTGAATATATATCAATACCGGTAGGGAATGGAACAACATTTTATGGAATATATTATGGATTCCTGAAATTATACAGGGAAAGAAAAATAGATAAAATGCCGAAATTCATTGCAACAAGCACTGAAGGCGGAAACCCCATTGTCTATTCATTCATAAACGGGTTCAGAAACATAGTTGAGCTTGACCCTGAAAATATCGTTGAAACATATGCAAATGAACCGTTGATTGCCTACAGGTCATATGATGGGCAGAAGGCCCTGGATGCACTGTATAAAACACATGGAAAAGCATTATATGTATCTGATATGGAAATGGAAGAGATATCCAGAGGATTTAAAAGAATTGATAATTTATCAGTTCTGCCAGCATCTGCTTCTGCGGCTGCAGGTGCATTAAAATTTGCGGGAAATAATAGTTGCGTCATCGTATTAACTGGAAGTGATAAATAA
- a CDS encoding DUF1611 domain-containing protein: MEKAVVLSEGCFATTYGKTANGLVRYSKRYDIVAVIDSRYYGMDAGYVLMGRQNGIRIVSTIQEAKALGATTLIIGVATDGGYLPVEYRQYVSTAIEEGMNIVNGLHQYISNDNEFSKLAKIYDVEITDVRKIFNNYEYSFTGKIQEVKSKKIAVLGTDSAIGKRTTAVYLNDAMNRKKKQSELIGTGQTSWMQGFPYTVVMDSIINDFVAGSLEYITYKAWQEKHPEYMFLEGQGSILHPAYPGGFEIIGAMRPDAIILQHAPKRKFYDGFPEYPIEPLEKYIKVLELVSNKKVIAISLNTENMEKSEIEVEKTKLEKIYNIPVFDPLEEFENITGVISDL; this comes from the coding sequence ATGGAAAAGGCAGTGGTTCTTTCTGAGGGGTGTTTTGCCACCACATATGGCAAGACGGCCAACGGGCTTGTAAGGTACAGCAAAAGGTATGACATAGTTGCAGTCATAGACTCGAGATACTATGGCATGGATGCAGGGTATGTCCTTATGGGCAGGCAGAATGGCATAAGGATTGTCAGTACAATTCAGGAGGCAAAAGCTCTCGGGGCTACAACACTGATAATCGGTGTTGCAACTGATGGGGGTTATCTTCCGGTGGAATACAGGCAATATGTTTCCACGGCTATCGAAGAGGGAATGAACATAGTAAATGGGTTACACCAGTACATAAGCAATGATAATGAATTCAGCAAGCTCGCAAAAATATACGATGTGGAAATTACTGATGTAAGGAAAATTTTTAACAATTATGAATATTCATTTACAGGAAAAATACAGGAGGTAAAATCGAAAAAAATTGCGGTACTGGGAACGGATAGCGCTATAGGCAAAAGGACAACTGCAGTTTATCTGAATGATGCCATGAACAGGAAGAAAAAACAATCTGAATTAATAGGCACCGGGCAAACATCCTGGATGCAGGGATTTCCATATACAGTTGTAATGGATTCAATCATAAATGATTTTGTTGCCGGGTCTTTAGAATATATAACATATAAAGCATGGCAGGAAAAACATCCTGAATATATGTTCCTTGAAGGGCAGGGGTCTATTCTGCATCCAGCATATCCAGGAGGGTTTGAAATAATAGGTGCAATGCGCCCGGATGCCATAATACTCCAGCATGCGCCAAAAAGGAAGTTTTACGACGGCTTCCCTGAATACCCTATTGAGCCGCTGGAAAAATACATAAAGGTTCTTGAGCTTGTTTCCAACAAAAAGGTAATTGCAATATCATTGAACACCGAAAATATGGAAAAATCAGAGATAGAAGTTGAGAAAACAAAACTTGAAAAAATATACAATATACCTGTATTCGACCCTCTGGAAGAATTTGAAAACATTACCGGCGTTATATCAGATTTATGA
- a CDS encoding metal-binding protein: MYIDNVISFDSIEVNIASIEKKRIIGNIKFDDFSYRLIFTYAEDIDVDRNIAGLILTMPAINFTYFARKLVLNFPVSPTDIELIKNFMKINAHEVFINKIINRRYDYIKPEFIPAEDDITAANADGITELVCPETFSEERPWNTSPDKVAIMSSGGKESLLAFGIFNEINKPENNYSFYFEESGSHWLTAKTAYDYYKENFGNVMKVWSNTDRFYHEMLNHIKIVNTDMIDILSDDYPIQVFIFPVYIFLLLPLLKKYSIGNIIMGDEFDDPREMGDYKGLKYYYGIFDQTYDFNHMLSLYFNKKGVNAGVYSIVYPVTGYLEEKILMERYRDLFLQQRSCHSCHRKDGVIEPCGKCSKCLGILLFIEASGGKPEDILYSSDDVRLLKRRLSKARLRLDPDERIYAESKIGLYSGSIGDAEHAGGLHIMPYENSLFSVIPDNFRSPIEKIFSAYAEGIFKLDNGKWVNIQK; encoded by the coding sequence GTGTATATTGACAATGTAATTTCATTTGACAGTATTGAGGTGAATATAGCCAGTATTGAGAAAAAAAGGATCATAGGAAATATAAAATTTGATGATTTTTCATACAGGTTGATTTTCACATATGCCGAAGATATTGATGTGGACAGGAATATAGCAGGGCTTATACTTACAATGCCTGCAATTAATTTTACCTATTTTGCCCGGAAACTGGTTTTAAATTTCCCGGTATCACCTACAGATATAGAGTTGATAAAAAATTTTATGAAAATAAATGCCCATGAAGTTTTTATTAATAAAATAATAAACAGGAGATATGATTACATCAAACCGGAGTTTATACCGGCTGAAGATGATATTACCGCAGCCAATGCTGATGGAATAACTGAGCTTGTATGCCCTGAAACTTTCAGCGAAGAGAGGCCATGGAATACATCCCCTGATAAGGTGGCTATTATGTCCTCAGGCGGCAAGGAAAGCCTTTTAGCCTTTGGAATTTTCAATGAAATAAACAAACCGGAAAACAATTATTCTTTCTATTTTGAAGAATCCGGTTCACACTGGCTCACAGCAAAAACAGCCTATGACTATTATAAAGAAAATTTTGGAAATGTAATGAAAGTATGGTCAAATACAGACAGGTTTTACCATGAAATGCTGAATCATATAAAAATAGTGAACACAGATATGATAGATATACTATCAGATGATTATCCAATCCAGGTTTTTATTTTCCCGGTGTATATATTTTTGCTGCTGCCTTTGCTCAAAAAATATTCCATTGGAAATATAATCATGGGCGATGAATTCGACGACCCTCGGGAAATGGGTGATTATAAAGGATTGAAATATTACTATGGAATTTTTGACCAGACTTATGATTTCAACCATATGCTTTCTCTATACTTCAATAAGAAAGGGGTAAACGCAGGTGTATACTCTATAGTTTATCCAGTAACCGGATATCTGGAAGAGAAAATTTTAATGGAACGCTATAGGGATTTGTTCCTGCAGCAGAGATCATGCCACTCATGCCATAGAAAAGACGGTGTAATAGAACCATGCGGGAAATGCTCGAAATGCCTTGGAATACTATTGTTCATTGAGGCTTCTGGAGGAAAACCGGAAGATATATTGTATTCCAGCGATGACGTAAGATTATTAAAAAGAAGGCTTTCAAAGGCAAGGCTCCGGCTTGACCCTGATGAGAGGATTTATGCAGAATCAAAAATTGGTTTGTATTCCGGCAGTATTGGAGATGCTGAACATGCCGGAGGATTGCATATTATGCCCTATGAGAATTCTCTATTTTCCGTAATACCGGATAATTTCCGCAGCCCTATTGAAAAGATATTTTCAGCTTACGCAGAAGGGATATTTAAACTGGACAATGGAAAATGGGTAAATATTCAGAAATAG
- a CDS encoding DUF367 family protein, translating into MEKIFYVYLSQDDPKKSTMKKLERYGLAIEIPLNKIYNKLYLTPYSDNFLLNSNRILFEDKGIVVIDGSWNRINTIENIKGKNGKKLPLLLPVNPVNYGKPGKLSSLEALAAALYIMGYSELAGDVISKYSWAQNFIKTNINPLNDYMKCNSDEECIQVQDSYF; encoded by the coding sequence ATGGAAAAAATATTTTATGTTTATCTTAGCCAGGACGATCCAAAGAAATCAACCATGAAAAAACTGGAACGCTATGGGCTGGCCATTGAAATACCTCTTAATAAAATATACAATAAACTTTACCTCACGCCGTACTCCGATAATTTTCTGTTAAATTCAAATAGAATCCTGTTTGAGGATAAGGGGATAGTTGTTATTGACGGCTCATGGAACAGGATAAACACCATAGAAAATATTAAAGGGAAAAACGGGAAAAAGCTTCCACTATTGCTACCGGTAAATCCTGTGAATTATGGAAAGCCCGGAAAATTATCATCACTGGAAGCTTTAGCCGCTGCGTTATATATTATGGGATATTCAGAACTTGCCGGCGATGTTATTTCCAAATACTCATGGGCACAGAATTTTATCAAAACTAATATAAACCCGCTAAATGATTATATGAAATGCAACAGTGATGAAGAGTGCATTCAGGTCCAGGACAGCTATTTCTGA